The following proteins come from a genomic window of Rhodospirillales bacterium:
- a CDS encoding tryptophan synthase subunit beta (catalyzes the formation of L-tryptophan from L-serine and 1-(indol-3-yl)glycerol 3-phosphate): GNRTYLLQNADGQIEEGHSIAAGLDYPGIGPEHAWLRDSGRVTYVSVTDSEALDAFQLCSRTEGIIPALEPAHALSHVVRIAPDLPRDHLIVMNLCGRGDKDVFAVAAHLGVEL; the protein is encoded by the coding sequence CGGCAACCGCACCTATCTCCTGCAGAACGCCGATGGACAGATCGAGGAAGGGCATTCCATTGCCGCGGGCCTTGACTACCCCGGCATCGGTCCGGAGCACGCCTGGCTGCGCGACAGCGGGCGGGTCACCTACGTGTCGGTCACCGATAGCGAGGCGCTCGACGCCTTCCAGTTGTGTTCGCGGACGGAGGGCATCATCCCGGCGCTGGAGCCGGCCCACGCGCTCTCCCATGTCGTCCGCATCGCCCCGGACTTGCCGCGCGACCACCTCATCGTGATGAACTTGTGCGGACGCGGCGACAAGGACGTGTTCGCCGTCGCCGCT